Proteins co-encoded in one Conger conger chromosome 4, fConCon1.1, whole genome shotgun sequence genomic window:
- the LOC133126830 gene encoding signal-transducing adaptor protein 2-like isoform X2 — translation MAGQPKRMRAKAQLPPCYYEGYLEKRSPNEKNSRKLWTCLCGNTLFFFNTTMDSNYTEKLDLGGFISLMDDVTRSLKLDAAQFTLRMTDSEVKFSAPSLEARELWKGYIYAVVTLTVPSSLNLLPGQVHMLREVIDAERERAEPPALSSAPPALPSAPPALPSGPGPALYVPLQADMPACYHKVSRTEAEILLERNQEQGNFLLRPGRAAGSLAITTYQDLNGPVFRHYRVARNPDGGFSIDVLNPIPCATLHDVVTYMVEMTAGTMRPLILEDQYDEKITFIHSNNENGERSLQSASIVSNAIVPIPTPKPGHLSEWEESLDMEFSFDDIFYMNIPSSVEDKTTAARSLTPPPNIARKALLPKTRLFPSSSPITVVSAKKTKLPKAPSFSSSSPPEGQENSTPGVAGDKPKPPPKADKPRSALLPKSISFPSLVSEEQNSRSSADRQDIRPPVPAPRVRPTDDPRKVRRATMSSVPDDHLAAALSEELKEKLKLREKK, via the exons ATGGCTGGCCAACCAAAGCGCATGCGAGCGAAAGCGCAGCTGCCACCGTGTTACTATGAGGGATACCTTGAAAAGAGATCACCTAACGAAAAG aATTCTCGGAAGCTGTGGACATGTCTGTGTGGGAATACCTTGTTTTTCTTCAACACCACCATGGACAGTAAC tacacagagaaGCTGGACCTCGGTGGCTTCATCTCCCTGATGGATGATGTTACCCGCAGCTTGAAGCTGGATGCCGCGCAGTTCACCCTTCGGATGACGGACAGTGAGGTTAAATTCTCG GCTCCTAGCCTGGAGGCCCGGGAACTCTGGAAGGGCTACATCTACGCTGTGGTGACG CTCACGGTGCCGAGCTCTTTGAACCTGCTGCCGGGCCAGGTGCACATGCTGAGAGAGGTGATCgacgcagagagggagagagcagagcccCCTGCCCTCAGCTCGGcgccccctgccctcccctcggcgccccctgccctcccctcgGGGCCCGGTCCGGCCCTCTACGTGCCCCTGCAGGCCGACATGCCAGC GTGCTACCATAAAGTGTCGCGGACCGAGGCGGAAATTCTCCTGGAGAGGAACCAGGAGCAGGGGAACTTTCTTCTCCGGCCAGGCAGGGCCGCGGGCTCCTTGGCTATCACCACCTACCAAGACCTCAACGG ACCGGTCTTCAGACACTATCGAGTGGCTCGGAACCCAGATGGAGGATTTTCAATTGACGTGCTGAACCCA ATACCCTGTGCCACCCTTCATGATGTCGTCACCTATATGGTGGAGATGACCGCTGGAACCATGAGACCTTTAATTCTGGAAGATCAGTATGATGAAAAAATCA CATTTATTCATTCCAACAATGAGAATGGAGAGAGAAGTCTACAGAGTGCCTCTATCGTTTCCAATGCCATCGTACCTATACCAACCCCCAAACCAG GCCACCTAAGTGAGTGGGAGGAAAGCTTAGACATGGAGTTCAGCTTCGATGACATCTTTTACATGAATATCCCCA GCAGCGTCGAAGATAAGACAACCGCAGCGCGTTCCCTCACACCTCCACCAAACATAG CGAGAAAGGCCCTGTTACCCAAGACTCGCCTCTTCCCCTCCTCATCCCCCATCACTGTCGTGTCAG CGAAAAAAACGAAGTTACCCAAggctccctccttctcctcctcatcGCCCCCTGAAGGGCAGGAGAACAGCACCCCAG GGGTCGCTGGAGATAAACCCAAACCCCCACCGAAAGCGGATAAGCCCAGAAGTGCCCTGCTACCCAAGTCTATCTCCTTCCCATCATTAGTATCTGAAGAACAAAACAGCAGATCTTCAG ctgaCCGTCAAGACATCAgaccccctgtccctgccccccgTGTGAGGCCCACCGATGACCCCCGTAAAGTGAGGCGGGCCACTATGTCATCAGTCCCAGACGACCACCTTGCAGCAG CTTTATCAGAGGAACTTAAAGAGAAGTTAAAGTTGCGAGAGAAAAAGTGA
- the LOC133126830 gene encoding signal-transducing adaptor protein 2-like isoform X1 — MAGQPKRMRAKAQLPPCYYEGYLEKRSPNEKNSRKLWTCLCGNTLFFFNTTMDSNYTEKLDLGGFISLMDDVTRSLKLDAAQFTLRMTDSEVKFSAPSLEARELWKGYIYAVVTLTVPSSLNLLPGQVHMLREVIDAERERAEPPALSSAPPALPSAPPALPSGPGPALYVPLQADMPACYHKVSRTEAEILLERNQEQGNFLLRPGRAAGSLAITTYQDLNGPVFRHYRVARNPDGGFSIDVLNPIPCATLHDVVTYMVEMTAGTMRPLILEDQYDEKITFIHSNNENGERSLQSASIVSNAIVPIPTPKPGHLSEWEESLDMEFSFDDIFYMNIPSSVEDKTTAARSLTPPPNIARKALLPKTRLFPSSSPITVVSAKKTKLPKAPSFSSSSPPEGQENSTPDVSLSGVAGDKPKPPPKADKPRSALLPKSISFPSLVSEEQNSRSSADRQDIRPPVPAPRVRPTDDPRKVRRATMSSVPDDHLAAALSEELKEKLKLREKK; from the exons ATGGCTGGCCAACCAAAGCGCATGCGAGCGAAAGCGCAGCTGCCACCGTGTTACTATGAGGGATACCTTGAAAAGAGATCACCTAACGAAAAG aATTCTCGGAAGCTGTGGACATGTCTGTGTGGGAATACCTTGTTTTTCTTCAACACCACCATGGACAGTAAC tacacagagaaGCTGGACCTCGGTGGCTTCATCTCCCTGATGGATGATGTTACCCGCAGCTTGAAGCTGGATGCCGCGCAGTTCACCCTTCGGATGACGGACAGTGAGGTTAAATTCTCG GCTCCTAGCCTGGAGGCCCGGGAACTCTGGAAGGGCTACATCTACGCTGTGGTGACG CTCACGGTGCCGAGCTCTTTGAACCTGCTGCCGGGCCAGGTGCACATGCTGAGAGAGGTGATCgacgcagagagggagagagcagagcccCCTGCCCTCAGCTCGGcgccccctgccctcccctcggcgccccctgccctcccctcgGGGCCCGGTCCGGCCCTCTACGTGCCCCTGCAGGCCGACATGCCAGC GTGCTACCATAAAGTGTCGCGGACCGAGGCGGAAATTCTCCTGGAGAGGAACCAGGAGCAGGGGAACTTTCTTCTCCGGCCAGGCAGGGCCGCGGGCTCCTTGGCTATCACCACCTACCAAGACCTCAACGG ACCGGTCTTCAGACACTATCGAGTGGCTCGGAACCCAGATGGAGGATTTTCAATTGACGTGCTGAACCCA ATACCCTGTGCCACCCTTCATGATGTCGTCACCTATATGGTGGAGATGACCGCTGGAACCATGAGACCTTTAATTCTGGAAGATCAGTATGATGAAAAAATCA CATTTATTCATTCCAACAATGAGAATGGAGAGAGAAGTCTACAGAGTGCCTCTATCGTTTCCAATGCCATCGTACCTATACCAACCCCCAAACCAG GCCACCTAAGTGAGTGGGAGGAAAGCTTAGACATGGAGTTCAGCTTCGATGACATCTTTTACATGAATATCCCCA GCAGCGTCGAAGATAAGACAACCGCAGCGCGTTCCCTCACACCTCCACCAAACATAG CGAGAAAGGCCCTGTTACCCAAGACTCGCCTCTTCCCCTCCTCATCCCCCATCACTGTCGTGTCAG CGAAAAAAACGAAGTTACCCAAggctccctccttctcctcctcatcGCCCCCTGAAGGGCAGGAGAACAGCACCCCAG ATGTGTCTCTTTCAGGGGTCGCTGGAGATAAACCCAAACCCCCACCGAAAGCGGATAAGCCCAGAAGTGCCCTGCTACCCAAGTCTATCTCCTTCCCATCATTAGTATCTGAAGAACAAAACAGCAGATCTTCAG ctgaCCGTCAAGACATCAgaccccctgtccctgccccccgTGTGAGGCCCACCGATGACCCCCGTAAAGTGAGGCGGGCCACTATGTCATCAGTCCCAGACGACCACCTTGCAGCAG CTTTATCAGAGGAACTTAAAGAGAAGTTAAAGTTGCGAGAGAAAAAGTGA
- the LOC133126830 gene encoding signal-transducing adaptor protein 1-like isoform X3 — MAGQPKRMRAKAQLPPCYYEGYLEKRSPNEKNSRKLWTCLCGNTLFFFNTTMDSNYTEKLDLGGFISLMDDVTRSLKLDAAQFTLRMTDSEVKFSAPSLEARELWKGYIYAVVTLTVPSSLNLLPGQVHMLREVIDAERERAEPPALSSAPPALPSAPPALPSGPGPALYVPLQADMPACYHKVSRTEAEILLERNQEQGNFLLRPGRAAGSLAITTYQDLNGPVFRHYRVARNPDGGFSIDVLNPIPCATLHDVVTYMVEMTAGTMRPLILEDQYDEKITFIHSNNENGERSLQSASIVSNAIVPIPTPKPGSVEDKTTAARSLTPPPNIARKALLPKTRLFPSSSPITVVSAKKTKLPKAPSFSSSSPPEGQENSTPDVSLSGVAGDKPKPPPKADKPRSALLPKSISFPSLVSEEQNSRSSADRQDIRPPVPAPRVRPTDDPRKVRRATMSSVPDDHLAAALSEELKEKLKLREKK, encoded by the exons ATGGCTGGCCAACCAAAGCGCATGCGAGCGAAAGCGCAGCTGCCACCGTGTTACTATGAGGGATACCTTGAAAAGAGATCACCTAACGAAAAG aATTCTCGGAAGCTGTGGACATGTCTGTGTGGGAATACCTTGTTTTTCTTCAACACCACCATGGACAGTAAC tacacagagaaGCTGGACCTCGGTGGCTTCATCTCCCTGATGGATGATGTTACCCGCAGCTTGAAGCTGGATGCCGCGCAGTTCACCCTTCGGATGACGGACAGTGAGGTTAAATTCTCG GCTCCTAGCCTGGAGGCCCGGGAACTCTGGAAGGGCTACATCTACGCTGTGGTGACG CTCACGGTGCCGAGCTCTTTGAACCTGCTGCCGGGCCAGGTGCACATGCTGAGAGAGGTGATCgacgcagagagggagagagcagagcccCCTGCCCTCAGCTCGGcgccccctgccctcccctcggcgccccctgccctcccctcgGGGCCCGGTCCGGCCCTCTACGTGCCCCTGCAGGCCGACATGCCAGC GTGCTACCATAAAGTGTCGCGGACCGAGGCGGAAATTCTCCTGGAGAGGAACCAGGAGCAGGGGAACTTTCTTCTCCGGCCAGGCAGGGCCGCGGGCTCCTTGGCTATCACCACCTACCAAGACCTCAACGG ACCGGTCTTCAGACACTATCGAGTGGCTCGGAACCCAGATGGAGGATTTTCAATTGACGTGCTGAACCCA ATACCCTGTGCCACCCTTCATGATGTCGTCACCTATATGGTGGAGATGACCGCTGGAACCATGAGACCTTTAATTCTGGAAGATCAGTATGATGAAAAAATCA CATTTATTCATTCCAACAATGAGAATGGAGAGAGAAGTCTACAGAGTGCCTCTATCGTTTCCAATGCCATCGTACCTATACCAACCCCCAAACCAG GCAGCGTCGAAGATAAGACAACCGCAGCGCGTTCCCTCACACCTCCACCAAACATAG CGAGAAAGGCCCTGTTACCCAAGACTCGCCTCTTCCCCTCCTCATCCCCCATCACTGTCGTGTCAG CGAAAAAAACGAAGTTACCCAAggctccctccttctcctcctcatcGCCCCCTGAAGGGCAGGAGAACAGCACCCCAG ATGTGTCTCTTTCAGGGGTCGCTGGAGATAAACCCAAACCCCCACCGAAAGCGGATAAGCCCAGAAGTGCCCTGCTACCCAAGTCTATCTCCTTCCCATCATTAGTATCTGAAGAACAAAACAGCAGATCTTCAG ctgaCCGTCAAGACATCAgaccccctgtccctgccccccgTGTGAGGCCCACCGATGACCCCCGTAAAGTGAGGCGGGCCACTATGTCATCAGTCCCAGACGACCACCTTGCAGCAG CTTTATCAGAGGAACTTAAAGAGAAGTTAAAGTTGCGAGAGAAAAAGTGA